CGATCGAGCATGACGTCGCCGACCACGGTAATGCGCCGCGAGGCGAAGCGGTCGATCAGCTCGTGGGCGCGGGCGGAGCCGATTTCTGGCAGCAGCGACGCGCTCATGTCGGCAGGCCCCCGTCGCGGTTGGCGGCGAACGGCAGCGTGATCACGACGAGCAGCAGCATCAGGAACTCGGAGTCGCCGAAGTTGTACTCGGTCAGCCCGGCCGCGAGCATCGCGGCCATGGCGCCGAGCCCGGCGCCAGCCAGCACCTTGTGACGCGAACGTCGCAGCAGCTTGTAGAGGCCCAGGCAGGCCGAGCCGACAAACCAGAGCCACGCGCCAAGGGCCGGCAGGCCGCGCTCGGCGGCGATCTGCATGGGCACGTTGTGCAGGTGCGGATTGGTCGGCTTCACCGCGTCGGGCACGCGGTAGTAGGGATAGATGCGCTCAATCTGGTCTGGCCCGACGCCGGTCAGCGGGTAGTCCTTGACGATCGCGACACCGGCCTGCAGCATGGCGACGCGGTCGCGGCTGGTCAGGTCGTTGCGGTCGAAGATCGAATAAACCCGGTCGGTCAGCGCCTGCGGGGCCAGCAGGATGCCGCCGAAGACGACGATCGGGATGAGCGCGAGCAGCCGGAAGTCCTTGGCGAGGAACAGCACGGCGACGCCGACCGCGACGCCGACCCACGCGCCGCGGGTCAGCGTGAGGCTGAGCGCCACGAGCAGCGCCGGCATGATAAAGGCCGCCCACATGCGTCCCGAGGTGCCGTGCAGCAACCGCGCAGTGGCGGCACAGATCACCAGCATCAAGGTGCCGGAGTAGGTCATCCAGTGCGACAGCGTGCCCTGCGGCCGGCGGCCCAGGCCGTCGAAGTTGAGGACGCCGTACTGGACGATGCCGACGAAGGCGCTGGCGGCACCGACGGTGAGGATGATGCTTAGCACCGAGTTGGCGCGGGCGCCGCGGGCCAGGTCGTAGGTCACCGGCACCAACATCAGCAACACCAGCTGCTTGCAGTCGGTGAAGCTGACCTCGGGATCGAGCGAGAAGCCGGCTGAGGCCAGCGTCAGCGCCGCGTAGGTCACGAGGGGCCAGAAGAACGAGGGTGCCTGGAGCCGCTCGCTGCGCGAGATGTGCGAGATGAGCCACGTCAGCACGGCGACTGTCAGCAGGATCTGCGCCGCGGCGATCGACAGCTGCATGGTCGCGACAATCCCGATTAGCGCGAACAACCCAATCTGTTCGAGTCGGTCGCGCGGGGGCATGCCGGCGGTGAATGAAAGCGTAGTGATCACGGGTGTGTTGCGAGCAGCGTCCGCGCTGCGTCCAGCACCATGGTAGGCGAAATCCCGGTCAGGCAGCGAAAGTCGCCGGGCACGCAGTGCCGTTGATGACAGGGCCGGCAGGGGAGCGGGCCCGCGTCCACCGCGATGCTGCCGGCCGCCGGACCGCGCCACGGCATCGACCGCTCGGGCAGTGTCGGCCCGAACAGCGCCACCACCGGCGTGGCCGTGGTGGCGGCGATATGCATCGGCCCGCTGTCGCCGCCGATATAGAGGACGGCGCGGCCGACCAGGGCGCGCAACTCCGACAGGTCGAACTCGCCCGTGCGGACGATGCTGGCCGCCGCCGGCCCGGCGAGCGACCGGGCGTCGGCCGCGACCGTCTCGGCCGCCGCCGCTTCCGAGGGGCCGGACGTGATGATGATGCGCCGCGCCGGGTCGGCGATGGCCAGTTGCGCCGCGACCGCGGCAAACGACGCAGTCGGCCAGCGCCGGAACGGGTTGCCGGCGCTGACGTGCAGCACGACGATGGGGGCGGTCTCGGCCACGCCGGCGGTAGCCAGGCGGCCGGCCACGCGCGCGGCCGCCGCCGCATCGATGGGCATGACCACCGGGTTGGCCGCCGCGTCGGGCGGAGCGATGCCGAGCGGCGCGACGAGGTCCCACTGGTTGAGCACCGAATGGCGCGGCGGCACCAGCGACCGCGACCACGGCACGCGCGTCGTGTAACTCCACTGCCGGCCGGGCAGTGCGTACCCAATCCGCTGCGGCGCGCCGGTGGCCCAGGTCAGCCACCCGCTGCGCGGACCACCGTGAAAATCGATCACCACGTCAAACCGCTCGGCGCGGAGGCGCCGCGCGAGCTGGAGGTCGTAGCGCAAGCGGGCCAGACCGCGCGGCCGTTCGAGCACCAGTACCGTATCCAGATCTGGATGGTGGCGCACGACGGGCTCGGCCGGCGCTTCAACGAGGTAGGTGAGGTGAGCGGACGGAAACCGGCGGCGCACGGCGCCAATCGCGGGCGTGGTGAAGACCACGTCCCCGATCAGGCGCAGCCGGATCAGGAGGACCTTCAGGGCTCGACCGTCGCCTCGTCGATCAGCATCACCGGGATGTCGTCTTTGATGGGATAGACGCGGTGACACGAACCGCACTTGAGCGCGGTCCCGTCCTTGACGAGCGTGACCGGGGTCTTGCAGGCCGGGCACGCGAGAATTTCAAGCAGTTCGGCATCGACGGGCATGGGGGAATCTTAACACTGTGGTTCGCACGGCGGTTCAATCACGGGGGTTCAATCACGGGGGTTCAATCACGGGGGTTCAATCACGGGGGTTCAATCACGGGGGTTCA
This genomic interval from Acidobacteriota bacterium contains the following:
- a CDS encoding Trm112 family protein, translating into MPVDAELLEILACPACKTPVTLVKDGTALKCGSCHRVYPIKDDIPVMLIDEATVEP
- a CDS encoding glycosyltransferase family 9 protein — encoded protein: MVFTTPAIGAVRRRFPSAHLTYLVEAPAEPVVRHHPDLDTVLVLERPRGLARLRYDLQLARRLRAERFDVVIDFHGGPRSGWLTWATGAPQRIGYALPGRQWSYTTRVPWSRSLVPPRHSVLNQWDLVAPLGIAPPDAAANPVVMPIDAAAAARVAGRLATAGVAETAPIVVLHVSAGNPFRRWPTASFAAVAAQLAIADPARRIIITSGPSEAAAAETVAADARSLAGPAAASIVRTGEFDLSELRALVGRAVLYIGGDSGPMHIAATTATPVVALFGPTLPERSMPWRGPAAGSIAVDAGPLPCRPCHQRHCVPGDFRCLTGISPTMVLDAARTLLATHP
- a CDS encoding O-antigen ligase family protein, whose amino-acid sequence is MITTLSFTAGMPPRDRLEQIGLFALIGIVATMQLSIAAAQILLTVAVLTWLISHISRSERLQAPSFFWPLVTYAALTLASAGFSLDPEVSFTDCKQLVLLMLVPVTYDLARGARANSVLSIILTVGAASAFVGIVQYGVLNFDGLGRRPQGTLSHWMTYSGTLMLVICAATARLLHGTSGRMWAAFIMPALLVALSLTLTRGAWVGVAVGVAVLFLAKDFRLLALIPIVVFGGILLAPQALTDRVYSIFDRNDLTSRDRVAMLQAGVAIVKDYPLTGVGPDQIERIYPYYRVPDAVKPTNPHLHNVPMQIAAERGLPALGAWLWFVGSACLGLYKLLRRSRHKVLAGAGLGAMAAMLAAGLTEYNFGDSEFLMLLLVVITLPFAANRDGGLPT